The genomic region CGCCCCCGAGCCTGCATGATCAAATCGCACACCTCGCGCGCCGCACCATGCCCTCCGGGGGTTTGGGTGATCCAATGGGCGTGCCGTTTGACCACGAAGTGGGCGTCGGCCACCGCAATTGCCAGATGGACCCGGCGCATCACCGGCAGATCCAATATGTCGTCGCCCACGTAGGCCATTCGTTCCACCCCGATGCCGGTCGCTTGGGTCAATGCTTCCAGGGCGGGCGGTTTGTCCTCGTAACCTTGATATACGTGCTGAATGCCCAGGCTGTCGCAGCGCTGCGCCACCGAGGGAGAATTGCGTCCCGAGATCACCGCCGTTTCCACCCCGCTTCTCCGGAGCAGTTTCAAGCCGTGGCCGTCGCGGGCGTGGAAGGCTTTGTATTCGCGCCCCTTTTGGTCGAAAAACAGGCGCCCGTCGGTTAGCACGCCATCCACGTCGAAAATCACCAATTCGATCGCCGCCGCTTGCTCGAGGAGTTGACGATGATCCATCAAAAGACCCCCGCGCGCAGCAAATCGTGCATATTGAGGGCGCCCATCAGCCGCTCCGACTCGTCGACCACCAGGAGGGCGTTGATTTTTTTCTCTTGCATCAATTTCACCGCTTCGGCGGCCAGGATATCGGTGGGCACGGTGGTGCAGCTGCGGGTCATGACTTCGCTTATAGGCGTGGTGCCCACGTCGTAACCCCCGCGCTCGAACAGGCGGCGCAGATCGCCGTCGGTAAATATCCCCAATATTCGGCGCCGAGTGTCGATTACCGCGGTCATGCCCAGCTGCTTGGCGGTCATCTCCAGCAGCGCCTCGCTCAAGGTGGCGGCTTCGTGCACGGCGGGGATG from Methylohalobius crimeensis 10Ki harbors:
- a CDS encoding KdsC family phosphatase — its product is MDHRQLLEQAAAIELVIFDVDGVLTDGRLFFDQKGREYKAFHARDGHGLKLLRRSGVETAVISGRNSPSVAQRCDSLGIQHVYQGYEDKPPALEALTQATGIGVERMAYVGDDILDLPVMRRVHLAIAVADAHFVVKRHAHWITQTPGGHGAAREVCDLIMQARGRFDDIIGGYLK